A genomic stretch from Pseudoliparis swirei isolate HS2019 ecotype Mariana Trench chromosome 18, NWPU_hadal_v1, whole genome shotgun sequence includes:
- the LOC130208005 gene encoding natural resistance-associated macrophage protein 2-like translates to MTAEQEGDLLEEDSPEENGVQTNQYSSISPPSSPVAQDEPFSTYFEDKVVIPGNVSQVFSFRKLWAFTGPGFLMSIAYLDPGNIESDLQSGAKAGFKLLWILLGATVIGLLLQRLAARLGVVTGMHLAEVCNRQYPTVPRVMLWLMVELAIIGSDMQEVIGCAIALNLLSMGSIPLWAGVLITITDTFVFLFLDKYGLRKLEALFGFLITVMALSFGYEYVLVKPNQAELLKGMFVPYCADCGPVQLEQAVGIVGAVIMPHNIYLHSALVKSRDIDRKNKNEVKEANKYYFIESTVALFISFLINVFVVAIFAQAFFNRTNIEMNSQCNATGSPHAHLFPLNNDTLEVDIYKGGVVLGCFFGPAALYIWALGILAAGQSSTMTGTYSGQFVMEGFLNLRWSRFARVLLTRSIAITPTLLVAIFQDVEHLTGMNDFLNVLQSMQLPFALIPILTFTSLTSIMNDFANGMVWKISGGIVILVVCAINMYFVVVYVTALNSVLFYVFAALLSVAYLSFIGYLVWHCLVALGVSCLDFGSRMSRHTDIYLLTDMDSDTLVES, encoded by the exons AGGACTCCCCTGAGGAGAATGGAGTCCAGACAAACCAGTAcagctccatctctcctccatcctcaccaGTGGCGCAGGATGAACCCTTTTCCACATACTTTGAAGATAAGGTGGTCATTCCTGGCAACGTCAGCCAG GTGTTCAGTTTTCGTAAACTCTGGGCGTTTACTGGACCAGGGTTTCTGATGAGCATTGCTTACTTGGATCCAGGGAACATTGAGTCTGACCTGCAGTCTGGAGCTAAAGCTGGCTTTAAG CTCCTGTGGATTCTCCTTGGAGCCACCGTTATTGGGCTGCTGTTGCAGAGGTTAGCTGCCCGCCTCGGGGTCGTCACCGGGATGCACTTGGCTGAAGTCTGCAACCGACAATATCCAACT gttcctcgggtcaTGCTTTGGCTGATGGTGGAGCTGGCAATTATTGGCTCAGACATGCAGGAGGTCATTGGCTGTGCCATAGCTCTCAACCTTCTGTCTATGGGCAG tATTCCACTTTGGGCAGGAGTCCTGATCACCATCACAGACACATTTGTGTTCCTCTTTCTTGACAAATATG GCCTGAGGAAACTTGAAGCTTTATTTGGCTTTCTCATCACTGTTATGGCTCTCAGCTTTGGTTACGAG TATGTGCTGGTAAAGCCAAATCAAGCGGAGCTGCTGAAGGGGATGTTTGTACCTTACTGTGCCGACTGTGGGCCTGTGCAGCTGGAGCAGGCGGTGGGGATCGTCGGAGCCGTCATCATGCCCCACAACATCTACCTGCACTCGGCGCTGGTCAAG TCTCGGGATATTGATCGCAAAAATAAGAACGAAGTAAAGGAAGCCAACAAGTACTACTTCATTGAATCAACTGTTgctctcttcatctccttcctcaTCAACGTCTTTGTCGTAGCGATCTTTGCTCAGGCCTTCTTCAATAGAACCAATATTGAAATG AATAGTCAGTGCAATGCAACCGGCAGCCCTCACGCACATCTCTTCCCTCTCAACAACGACACGCTGGAGGTGGACATCTACAAAGGG GGAGTGGTCCTGGGCTGTTTCTTTGGCCCTGCAGCCCTCTACATCTGGGCGCTCGGGATCCTGGCAGCTGGACAGAGTTCCACGATGACAGGCACTTACTCTGGGCAGTTTGTCATGGAG GGTTTCCTGAACCTCCGGTGGTCCCGCTTTGCCCGTGTGCTTCTGACTCGCTCCATCGCCATCACACCTACACTGCTGGTAGCCATTTTTCAGGACGTTGAACATCTGACGGGGATGAATGACTTCCTCAATGTGCTTCAAAGCATGCAG CTTCCCTTTGCTTTGATCCCAATTCTGACCTTCACCAGTCTGACATCCATAATGAACGACTTTGCAAACGGAAT GGTGTGGAAGATTTCCGGAGGCATCGTCATCCTGGTGGTTTGTGCGATCAACATGTACTTTGTGGTGGTTTACGTGACGGCGCTGAACAGTGTGCTGTTCTACGTGTTCGCTGCCCTGCTCTCCGTGGCCTATCTGTCCTTCATAGGCTACCTG GTGTGGCATTGTTTGGTTGCCTTGGGGGTATCCTGCCTGGACTTTGGTAGCAGG ATGTCACGGCACACAGACATTTACTTACTGACTGACATGGATTCTGATACTCTGGTTGAGAGCTAG
- the cnpy2 gene encoding protein canopy homolog 2 yields the protein MHTHVQSITRKTGKMSLLSCEVAVVTLQLSALHLPGHVRALSGARPPSCPAAPLHTSPHSTESDGTACNKVKVDSEDTARNVCKMREAAVLLTSRVVVCLLLSVSQAARQGQDIRCGACRALVDEMEWAISQIDLKKMTQTGSFRINPDGSQSIREVPLARSEGNLLELMETVCERMGDYGESTDSSTDRKSYIRIRPRSGEAMDLSEATLDSRVTGSLQFACETTVEQHEDEVIEFFAHETENVKDKLCSKRTDLCDHALKMSHDEL from the exons atgcacacacatgttcagTCGATAACGCGAAAAACCGGCAAAATGTCTCTGCTGAGCTGCGAGGTTGCCGTGGTAACGTTACAACTGAGCGCGCTGCATCTTCCGGGCCACGTGAGGGCGCTGTCTGGAGCGCGGCCTCCATCCTGTCCAGCAGCTCCGTTGCATACGTCACCACATTCCACTGAAAGCGATGGAACAGCGTGTAATAAGGTAAAGGTGGACTCGGAAGACACTGCCAGAAACGT ATGCAAGATGAGGGAAGCGGCCGTCCTGCTCACGTcgcgtgtggttgtgtgtctcctcCTGAGCGTCAGTCAGGCCGCCCGACAAGGACAGGACATCAGAtgtggag CGTGCAGGGCTCTGGTCGATGAGATGGAATGGGCCATCTCCCAAATAGACCTAAAGAAAATGACTCAGACGGGATCCTTCCGGATTAACCCAGACGGCAGCCAGTCCATTCGAGAG GTTCCTTTGGCTCGCTCAGAGGGAAACCTTCTTGAGCTGAtggagactgtgtgtgagaggatggGGGACTACGGCGAGAGCACAGATTCTTCCACAGACAGGAAATCCTACATTAGGATAAGGCCTCGGAGTGGTGAGGCCATGGACCTCTCAGAGGCCACGCTGGATTCCAGAGTTACAGGCAGTTTACAATTTGCA TGTGAAACAACTGTTGAGCAGCATGAAGATGAAGTCATTGAATTCTTCGCTCATGAGACAGAAAATGTCAAAGACAAACTCTGCAGCAAGAGGACAG ACCTCTGTGACCACGCTCTGAAAATGTCCCACGATGAACTTTGA